In Haliotis asinina isolate JCU_RB_2024 chromosome 16, JCU_Hal_asi_v2, whole genome shotgun sequence, the following are encoded in one genomic region:
- the LOC137267890 gene encoding uncharacterized protein translates to MQPAVLLLCCLALVEGGVLWTHKEFDQHNYRNGMHALTSNDYDHGSGSVVTDPDGGHNHVLRVFYEKGRYSSHGPNEGVQFFATPTSPRTVMTFSYDLYFDKNFDFRRGGKLPGLFGGWTNCSGGRHSDNCFSTRFMWRADGDGEVYGYIPDYHHQVSHFCDHNVCNSVKGYSMGRGHWRFKRGTWQNIAQSVHLNTPGKTDGSIKVWHDGKLVYTIDHLNIREKSLNIDGIFFATFFGGSDSSWAPTRNCYSYFKNFVLSTDTSHPTIIG, encoded by the exons ATGCAACCAGCTGTACTTCTCCTGTGTTGTCTGGCTCTCGTAGAAG GGGGTGTTCTATGGACACATAAGGAATTCGACCAGCACAACTACCGCAATGGTATGCATGCACTGACCTCCAACGACTACGATCATGGTTCTGGTTCCGTTGTCACTGACCCTGACGGAGGACACAACCACGTCTTGAGAGTCTTTTACGAGAAGGGTCGCTACAGCAGCCATGGTCCAAATGAAGGTGTCCAGTTCTTTGCAACACCAACAAGCCCCAGAACTGTCATGACCTTCAGCTATGACCTTtactttgacaagaactttgaCTTCAGACGTGGAGGTAAACTGCCGGGACTGTTTGGCGGATGGACCAACTGTTCTGGCGGAAGACACTCCGACAACTGTTTCTCGACGAGGTTCATGTGGAGGGCGGACGGAGATGGAGAGGTGTACGGCTACATCCCAGACTATCACCACCAGGTGTCACATTTCTGTGACCATAATGTCTGCAACTCCGTGAAAGGTTATTCCATGGGAAGAGGGCACTGGCGATTTAAGCGAGGTACTTGGCAGAACATTGCTCAGTCGGTCCACCTGAACACTCCCGGGAAGACAGATGGCTCTATTAAAGTATGGCATGACGGGAAACTGGTATATACCATCGACCATCTTAACATTCGAGAAAAGTCTCTCAATATTGATGGCATCTTTTTTGCAACCTTTTTCGGTGGCTCCGACAGTTCATGGGCTCCGACACGTAATTGCTACTCCTACTTCAAGAACTTTGTCCTGTCTACTGACACCAGTCATCCAACTATCATAGGATGA